One segment of Moorella sp. E308F DNA contains the following:
- the fliF gene encoding flagellar basal-body MS-ring/collar protein FliF, with the protein MKLKQILDRIKNFWQGLTPGRRSALLAISIAALLGGAFLLQWLLKPQYAPLFTNLQQRDAAAVVEKLKEMKVPYRLAGEGTTILVPKDQLYQLRLDLASAGVLNSGQGFELFDQNKLGMTDFERNLDYQRALQEELRRTIVALDEVEDARVHLVIPQPSVFLQEQQPPSAAVMLKLKPLARLKPEQVKGIMELVAASVAGLKLENIRVIDMYGNVLSDGLAGSDAAPLSQKQQIQMELKRQYERDLEQRLQAMLTQILGPGKAVAMVTADLNFDQQEIKQTVWGKEGALRSEQVKTEQGSTGGTGGPAGTPANTQPPVYQALNPATGNYNKSDTVHNYELDQTQTHTIVAPGQVRRLSTAVAVNGPVTPALRTQIQNIVAAAIGFDQARGDQINVEPIPFDNSLQQQMAAEMEARQQRQQLLQQYLLWGAAGLGGLLLLVVLVMLLLRRRRQKTLQAGLPGAALTAGMQAGVPVEPLVVEPVEPVDVEKERQEAERKAKLERLREIIRQRPEDAALLIRAWLAED; encoded by the coding sequence ATGAAGCTTAAACAAATTCTGGACAGGATAAAAAATTTCTGGCAGGGTTTAACTCCCGGGCGGCGTTCGGCCCTCCTGGCCATCAGTATAGCCGCTCTGCTGGGTGGCGCCTTTTTGCTGCAGTGGCTGCTGAAGCCCCAGTACGCACCACTGTTTACCAATTTGCAGCAGCGTGATGCGGCGGCGGTAGTGGAAAAGTTGAAAGAAATGAAGGTGCCCTACCGGCTGGCCGGCGAGGGGACGACCATCCTGGTGCCCAAGGACCAGCTCTACCAGCTGCGCCTGGACCTGGCCAGTGCCGGGGTTTTAAACAGCGGCCAGGGGTTTGAACTCTTTGACCAGAACAAGCTGGGGATGACCGATTTTGAGCGCAATCTAGATTACCAGCGCGCCCTCCAGGAAGAGCTGCGGCGGACCATCGTTGCCCTGGACGAAGTGGAAGACGCCAGGGTGCACCTGGTCATTCCCCAGCCCAGCGTCTTTCTACAGGAACAGCAGCCGCCTTCGGCGGCGGTAATGCTAAAACTTAAACCCCTGGCCCGTTTAAAACCGGAACAGGTCAAGGGCATCATGGAGCTGGTGGCGGCCAGCGTAGCGGGCCTCAAGCTCGAGAATATCCGCGTTATTGATATGTACGGCAACGTCTTGAGTGACGGCCTGGCCGGCAGCGACGCGGCGCCCTTAAGCCAGAAGCAACAAATCCAGATGGAACTGAAGAGACAGTATGAAAGGGACCTGGAACAGCGATTGCAAGCCATGCTGACCCAGATCCTGGGTCCAGGTAAAGCTGTGGCCATGGTCACCGCCGACCTGAACTTCGACCAGCAGGAAATTAAGCAGACGGTGTGGGGCAAGGAAGGCGCTTTGAGGAGCGAGCAAGTTAAAACGGAGCAGGGCAGTACCGGCGGCACCGGTGGACCGGCGGGGACGCCGGCCAACACCCAGCCTCCGGTATACCAGGCCCTTAACCCGGCAACGGGGAATTATAATAAATCCGATACTGTTCATAACTATGAGCTTGACCAGACCCAGACCCATACCATCGTGGCTCCCGGCCAGGTAAGGCGGCTTTCTACGGCGGTGGCTGTCAACGGCCCGGTGACCCCGGCCCTGAGAACCCAAATACAAAATATCGTCGCCGCTGCTATAGGCTTCGACCAGGCCCGGGGCGATCAGATTAACGTTGAACCAATACCCTTTGACAACTCCCTGCAGCAGCAGATGGCGGCGGAGATGGAGGCCCGGCAGCAGCGCCAGCAACTGCTCCAGCAGTACCTTCTCTGGGGAGCGGCAGGGCTGGGGGGCTTGCTCTTACTGGTGGTGCTGGTCATGCTTCTGTTACGCCGCCGGCGACAGAAGACTTTACAAGCGGGGCTCCCCGGCGCGGCATTAACAGCTGGCATGCAGGCTGGTGTACCGGTAGAACCCCTGGTAGTTGAGCCGGTAGAACCGGTGGATGTGGAAAAAGAACGCCAGGAAGCCGAACGCAAGGCCAAACTGGAGCGCTTACGGGAAATCATCCGCCAGCGGCCGGAGGATGCAGCCTTACTTATCAGGGCCTGGCTGGCGGAGGACTAG
- a CDS encoding flagellar FlbD family protein codes for MHMIKVTTLDKREIILNAELIERIESVPETVITLTSGKKVLVNQTADEVIARVIAYRRQILQPASTQDEVE; via the coding sequence ATGCATATGATCAAGGTTACCACCCTGGATAAGCGGGAGATAATCCTCAATGCCGAACTCATCGAGCGCATCGAGAGTGTTCCCGAAACAGTTATTACCCTTACCAGCGGTAAAAAGGTTTTAGTAAATCAGACGGCAGATGAAGTAATAGCCCGGGTTATTGCCTACCGGCGCCAGATCCTCCAGCCGGCGAGCACCCAGGATGAGGTGGAATAA
- the fliG gene encoding flagellar motor switch protein FliG, whose product MAKQKALSGLEKAAIFLITIGPELSSLILKQMAQEDIERITYQIANTTSIDPATMQQIVDEFLQLSDAHTFILQGGMKYAREVLEKTLGPARASEIIKKLMATSKIRPFNMIRKADPKQLVNFIYNEHPQTIALILAYLEPEQAAIVLGALPDQVQADVAKRIALMERASPETLRELESIMEQRLSSLVEQDFAVAGGLKSLVDILNRADRSTERTILEALEQDDPELADEIRKRMFVFEDILTLDDTSIRRVLREVDLKDLALALKAASEEVANRIYRNLSKRAGEMLREDIEYMGPARLRDVEEAQQRIVQIIRRLDEAGEIIIARGGEDAIVV is encoded by the coding sequence TTGGCGAAGCAGAAAGCTCTTTCCGGCCTGGAAAAGGCAGCGATTTTTTTGATTACCATCGGGCCGGAGTTATCATCTTTAATTTTAAAACAAATGGCCCAGGAAGATATTGAGCGCATTACTTACCAGATTGCCAACACTACCTCTATCGACCCGGCAACCATGCAGCAGATTGTCGATGAGTTCCTGCAGCTAAGCGATGCCCATACGTTCATCCTCCAGGGAGGGATGAAATATGCCCGCGAGGTGCTGGAAAAAACCCTGGGGCCGGCGCGGGCTTCGGAAATTATAAAAAAACTTATGGCCACTTCCAAAATCCGGCCTTTCAATATGATCCGCAAGGCCGACCCCAAGCAGCTGGTGAACTTTATTTACAACGAGCATCCCCAGACTATAGCCCTGATCCTGGCCTACCTGGAACCCGAGCAGGCAGCGATAGTGTTGGGTGCCCTGCCGGACCAGGTACAGGCCGACGTGGCCAAAAGGATTGCCCTCATGGAGCGGGCTTCCCCGGAAACGCTGCGGGAGCTGGAGAGCATCATGGAACAGCGTTTGTCCTCCCTGGTGGAGCAGGACTTTGCCGTGGCCGGCGGTTTAAAAAGCCTGGTGGACATCTTGAACCGGGCCGACCGCAGCACTGAGCGGACCATCCTGGAAGCTCTGGAACAGGATGACCCTGAACTGGCCGACGAGATCCGCAAGCGCATGTTTGTCTTTGAAGACATCCTGACCCTGGATGATACCTCAATCCGCAGGGTTCTCAGGGAAGTCGATCTCAAAGACCTGGCCCTGGCCCTCAAGGCGGCCAGCGAAGAAGTGGCCAACCGCATTTACCGCAACCTCTCCAAGCGGGCCGGCGAGATGCTCAGAGAGGATATCGAGTACATGGGGCCGGCGCGCCTGCGGGATGTGGAAGAAGCCCAGCAGCGTATTGTCCAGATTATCCGGCGTCTAGACGAAGCCGGCGAGATTATCATCGCCCGGGGAGGCGAAGACGCCATTGTTGTCTAG
- a CDS encoding FliH/SctL family protein, whose amino-acid sequence MLSRILKKAGTDGGEREIPLRTLQVDSAIDLTGEQETGSPEDRTVVEAAAQEVTAAREKAAAILEQARREAAAIREAALEERQKALEEGRAAGEAKGYQEGLSRAEEEALSIRREAEAAREEARQVLAEAQRAYQETISAAEGDIIELALAIASKIIGQEIELRPDLVVEMARQAIRQVAEGQNYIIYASPEAAGTIRQRRAELLAEAAPGARLQVIADPSFKAGGCRVETENGFIDAGVDSQLEELKKIFRLDARAAHAAPAGEAFFRAGGRP is encoded by the coding sequence TTGTTGTCTAGGATACTCAAAAAAGCTGGAACTGATGGGGGTGAAAGAGAGATCCCCCTGCGCACCCTGCAGGTGGATTCAGCTATAGATTTAACCGGAGAGCAAGAGACAGGTAGTCCCGAAGACCGGACCGTAGTGGAAGCTGCCGCCCAGGAAGTGACTGCTGCCCGGGAAAAGGCGGCCGCCATCCTGGAGCAGGCCCGCCGGGAGGCGGCGGCCATTAGGGAGGCAGCCTTGGAGGAGAGGCAGAAAGCCCTGGAAGAGGGGCGTGCTGCCGGGGAGGCCAAGGGCTATCAGGAGGGCCTGTCCCGGGCGGAGGAGGAAGCTCTTAGTATCCGCCGGGAGGCCGAAGCCGCCCGGGAAGAAGCCCGGCAGGTTCTGGCAGAAGCGCAGAGGGCTTATCAGGAAACAATCAGCGCCGCTGAGGGTGACATTATCGAACTGGCCCTGGCCATTGCCAGTAAAATAATAGGCCAGGAAATAGAACTGCGGCCGGACCTGGTGGTAGAAATGGCCCGCCAGGCAATCCGCCAGGTGGCCGAGGGGCAGAATTACATAATTTACGCCTCCCCGGAGGCAGCCGGGACTATCCGGCAGCGCCGGGCCGAACTCCTGGCGGAAGCAGCGCCGGGGGCGCGGCTCCAGGTAATTGCCGACCCGAGCTTTAAGGCTGGGGGATGCCGGGTAGAGACGGAAAACGGCTTTATCGACGCCGGCGTCGACAGCCAGCTGGAAGAACTGAAAAAGATCTTCCGGTTGGACGCCCGTGCTGCTCATGCAGCACCTGCAGGAGAGGCCTTTTTCCGGGCGGGTGGTCGGCCGTGA
- a CDS encoding flagellar hook-length control protein FliK — translation MTVQAVTRTAGWEAPVRERDWRSGAGSDFALYLAGLLHRPGLTQFAGRQELSGQDEGWQETAGKEVDAVRPGGAGRGKAATMPEDRAGHKVRETGPEGAGEDRTPSGVKSRQGENQSVALKQEEAPAGQQGAKKAAGDPVASGEPDAAAGKASAATARAGNSHRSNMPAGNGAPAGEVNLLNKEGPGILFPGRKAAGSEAVTGKFAASAATAAQGKKVAALAAGEGAAVLAAAGTSGAAGEEASLAPEGVLMARGDGAPDYGSKIEAARGSKVPGSREGFPQPQGITEGQGQVKGGGASFARAAGDWAGAPYVQDAFNPANRDLGSSPARGQRGTGTAGGPGITGNDSIGAGQGSFPALFPGNGQQAGGVVLPVSNLPGVLATIMASARMSRSGSQQELEIQLQPESLGNMKLKATLEGGRLVLHLLVENSEAARALQAAVPEMRQAVAQQGLRLDQVQVQVGGEGPGSGSQAGDSGEQSRGSPGWYRGMPGWAGHEEKETVSASWYRLDYLA, via the coding sequence ATGACCGTACAGGCTGTAACAAGAACTGCCGGCTGGGAAGCCCCGGTCCGGGAACGGGATTGGCGTTCAGGCGCAGGAAGCGATTTTGCCCTTTACCTGGCCGGCCTGCTGCACCGGCCTGGCTTAACCCAGTTTGCCGGCAGGCAGGAACTGTCCGGGCAAGATGAGGGCTGGCAAGAAACGGCCGGTAAAGAGGTCGATGCTGTAAGACCCGGGGGCGCCGGCAGGGGCAAAGCCGCTACCATGCCGGAGGACCGGGCGGGCCACAAGGTTCGCGAAACAGGACCGGAGGGTGCCGGTGAAGACCGGACACCGTCCGGGGTGAAATCCCGGCAAGGCGAAAACCAGTCTGTTGCTTTGAAGCAGGAGGAAGCCCCGGCGGGACAGCAGGGAGCTAAAAAGGCGGCAGGAGATCCTGTCGCGTCAGGCGAGCCTGATGCAGCTGCTGGTAAAGCGTCCGCTGCCACCGCCAGGGCCGGCAACTCGCACCGGAGCAACATGCCGGCGGGTAACGGGGCACCGGCAGGTGAGGTTAATCTCTTAAACAAGGAGGGACCCGGTATCCTTTTTCCCGGCCGGAAAGCAGCCGGCTCTGAGGCTGTCACCGGCAAGTTCGCTGCGTCGGCGGCCACAGCTGCCCAGGGCAAAAAAGTGGCTGCGCTGGCGGCCGGGGAAGGAGCGGCGGTCTTGGCTGCCGCCGGTACCTCCGGAGCAGCGGGGGAAGAGGCAAGCCTTGCGCCGGAAGGTGTACTCATGGCCAGGGGAGATGGCGCGCCGGACTATGGCTCTAAAATAGAGGCCGCGCGCGGCTCAAAGGTCCCTGGCAGCAGGGAGGGTTTCCCGCAACCGCAGGGGATAACCGAAGGACAGGGCCAGGTAAAAGGTGGCGGCGCGTCATTTGCCCGGGCCGCCGGGGACTGGGCCGGTGCTCCATATGTGCAAGATGCCTTTAACCCTGCTAATCGCGACCTCGGAAGCAGCCCTGCCAGGGGGCAGAGGGGAACCGGGACTGCCGGTGGGCCGGGGATAACCGGTAACGACAGCATAGGGGCCGGACAGGGAAGCTTTCCAGCCCTTTTCCCGGGGAACGGCCAGCAGGCCGGTGGGGTTGTATTACCTGTAAGCAACCTGCCGGGGGTTTTGGCCACTATCATGGCTTCAGCCCGGATGAGCCGGTCCGGCAGCCAGCAGGAATTAGAAATCCAGCTCCAGCCGGAAAGCCTGGGGAATATGAAGCTTAAGGCCACCCTGGAAGGAGGTCGGCTGGTCCTGCACCTGCTGGTAGAAAACAGCGAAGCCGCCCGGGCCCTGCAGGCGGCGGTGCCGGAAATGCGCCAGGCTGTTGCCCAGCAAGGTTTACGCCTGGACCAGGTCCAGGTCCAGGTGGGCGGTGAAGGACCCGGCAGCGGTTCTCAGGCCGGGGATAGCGGCGAACAGAGCCGGGGATCACCGGGCTGGTACCGGGGAATGCCGGGCTGGGCAGGACATGAGGAAAAGGAAACAGTTTCTGCCTCCTGGTACCGCCTGGATTACCTGGCGTAG
- the fliJ gene encoding flagellar export protein FliJ has product MAGFRFSLERVRSYKASLEEQLKLQLAAARRRQEEEEKRLEHYRRLRACRQALQGELTAGDLLQEAALLEALDSRIAGQQEKVARARLAVREKCDQVQVAMRERKVLDRLRDRQLAIYRYDLAREEQKQIDEVAGSRCHRCSGE; this is encoded by the coding sequence GTGGCCGGTTTTCGCTTTTCCCTGGAAAGGGTACGTTCCTACAAGGCATCCCTGGAGGAACAGCTAAAACTGCAGCTGGCCGCGGCCCGCCGCCGCCAGGAAGAAGAAGAGAAGCGCCTGGAACATTACCGCCGGCTGCGGGCCTGCCGCCAGGCCCTTCAGGGGGAGTTAACGGCAGGTGATTTACTCCAGGAAGCAGCGCTGCTGGAAGCCCTGGACAGCCGCATTGCCGGCCAGCAGGAAAAGGTGGCCCGGGCTCGGCTGGCAGTGAGGGAGAAATGCGACCAGGTGCAGGTGGCCATGCGGGAGAGGAAAGTCCTGGACCGCCTGCGCGACCGCCAGCTGGCTATCTACCGCTACGACCTGGCCCGGGAGGAACAAAAACAAATAGATGAGGTGGCAGGAAGCCGCTGCCATCGCTGCTCGGGTGAATAA
- a CDS encoding TIGR02530 family flagellar biosynthesis protein, translating into MNRIEGQALKPSVAQVGKVPAAGKRPGQDFQAILNEKLAGLKFSRHASERLESRKINLSPEQMARLEQGVNKAAGKGARESLVLLDDLALVVSIKNRTVITAASRQELRENVFTNIDSAVLL; encoded by the coding sequence TTGAACCGCATCGAGGGGCAGGCTTTAAAACCGTCGGTCGCCCAGGTAGGCAAGGTGCCGGCAGCCGGGAAGAGACCAGGTCAGGATTTCCAGGCCATCCTTAATGAAAAACTGGCGGGCCTGAAGTTTTCCCGCCACGCCAGCGAGCGCCTGGAAAGCCGGAAGATAAATCTCTCACCGGAGCAAATGGCCCGCCTGGAGCAAGGTGTGAACAAGGCCGCCGGTAAAGGTGCCCGGGAGTCCCTGGTCTTGCTGGATGACCTGGCCCTGGTGGTCAGCATTAAGAACCGTACGGTCATCACGGCGGCCAGCAGGCAGGAATTGCGGGAGAATGTTTTTACCAATATTGACAGCGCCGTTTTATTGTAG
- a CDS encoding flagellar hook capping FlgD N-terminal domain-containing protein: MITSSVTAAGTETVTSVTSHGLSKDDFLKLLAAQLTNQDPLNPVSDTEFIAQMAQFSALEQMYNLNENFNLLRQDLQESMMLQAVSMMGKEVTAVVDDQTFTGTVSKISWTAEGIMLLVGGQQVPLEAVAEVAMPAAQADTAPAG; encoded by the coding sequence GTGATCACCAGCAGTGTGACGGCCGCCGGCACGGAGACAGTTACCAGTGTAACTTCCCATGGCTTGAGCAAAGATGATTTCCTGAAGCTCCTGGCAGCCCAACTGACCAACCAGGATCCTCTAAATCCCGTGAGCGACACCGAGTTTATCGCCCAGATGGCCCAATTCAGTGCCCTGGAGCAAATGTATAATCTTAACGAGAATTTCAACCTGCTGCGGCAGGACCTGCAGGAGAGCATGATGCTCCAGGCGGTAAGCATGATGGGCAAAGAGGTAACGGCCGTAGTTGACGACCAGACCTTTACCGGAACGGTCAGTAAAATTAGCTGGACAGCAGAGGGGATCATGCTCCTGGTCGGGGGGCAGCAGGTACCTTTAGAGGCCGTTGCGGAAGTAGCGATGCCCGCAGCCCAGGCGGATACCGCGCCTGCCGGTTAA
- a CDS encoding OmpA family protein — translation MAIKKERKKVEEGAPAWMTTYSDLMTQLVVFFVLLFSFSVLNQQKFQQFIASYQGIGILDGGVSPIVETEPAPLDYPQNIDTPEAAAALARAREMMETYQTVKNFLAASGLESMVEVRYEEQGIALDIKERILFDSGKADLKPEAARLLDKLAELLVRIPNEVRVEGHTDNRPIHTLQFPTNWELSTARAARVVRYFIEEHHLKPERFVAVGYGEYRPLYPNDTPEHMAENRRVVLLIGATQ, via the coding sequence ATGGCCATCAAAAAGGAGCGAAAGAAGGTAGAAGAAGGCGCGCCGGCATGGATGACTACATACTCCGACCTCATGACCCAGCTAGTGGTCTTTTTCGTCCTCCTTTTTTCCTTTTCCGTTTTAAACCAGCAAAAATTCCAGCAGTTTATTGCTTCCTACCAGGGAATAGGGATTTTGGACGGGGGTGTGTCGCCTATCGTCGAAACGGAGCCGGCGCCCCTTGATTACCCGCAGAATATTGATACGCCGGAGGCAGCTGCCGCTCTGGCCAGGGCCAGGGAGATGATGGAGACCTACCAGACGGTCAAAAACTTCCTAGCGGCCAGCGGCCTGGAGTCTATGGTTGAAGTGCGCTACGAGGAACAGGGCATTGCCCTGGACATCAAAGAGCGTATCCTCTTTGATTCCGGCAAGGCGGATTTAAAGCCCGAGGCTGCCAGGTTGCTGGACAAACTGGCGGAACTTTTAGTACGGATACCCAATGAGGTGCGCGTCGAAGGCCATACGGACAACCGTCCCATCCATACCCTCCAGTTTCCTACCAACTGGGAGTTGTCCACAGCCCGGGCCGCCCGGGTGGTGCGCTATTTTATTGAGGAACATCATTTAAAACCGGAGCGTTTTGTAGCCGTAGGCTACGGTGAATACCGTCCCCTTTATCCCAACGACACTCCGGAGCATATGGCGGAAAACCGGCGCGTAGTATTGCTGATAGGGGCCACTCAGTAG
- the fliI gene encoding flagellar protein export ATPase FliI produces MSLAIDFTTYRQRLASASLWRRGGKVTRVTGLTIEARGLKAAVGELCYIYNNGAAPVVAEVVGFREEVTLLMPLGELEGIGPGCRVMAAGHGHLIPAGRELMGRVLDGLGRPMDGRPLAGDALQPVNNSPPHPLARRRIKEVLATGIKAIDGLLTCGCGQRVGIFAGSGVGKSTLLGMIARHSTADINVIALIGERGREVRDFIEGDLGPEGLSRSVVVVATSDQPALVRIKGAFTATAIAEYFRDQGQNVLLMMDSLTRFAIAQREVGLAIGEPPATRGYTPSVFASLPRLVERAGNGAKGSITGLYTVLVEGDDMNEPVADAVRGLLDGHIVLSRKLAARNHYPAIDVLQSISRLMPEITSREQQDKAGYLRELLAAYQEAEDLIEIGAYQHGSNPKVDAALQYYDAIQSFLRQDVDEYYDFNATLAGLSSIFT; encoded by the coding sequence GTGAGCCTGGCCATCGACTTCACTACCTACCGGCAGCGCCTGGCATCAGCTAGCCTCTGGCGCCGGGGAGGCAAAGTTACCCGGGTGACGGGCCTCACCATCGAAGCCCGGGGCCTCAAGGCTGCCGTAGGTGAGCTTTGCTATATTTATAACAACGGTGCGGCCCCTGTCGTGGCCGAGGTGGTCGGCTTCCGGGAAGAAGTGACCCTCCTCATGCCCCTGGGGGAGCTGGAGGGCATTGGACCCGGCTGTCGGGTGATGGCTGCCGGCCACGGTCACCTCATCCCGGCGGGTAGGGAGCTGATGGGCCGGGTCCTGGACGGCCTCGGACGGCCGATGGATGGGAGGCCCCTTGCAGGGGACGCTCTCCAGCCGGTCAACAATTCTCCGCCCCATCCCCTGGCGCGGCGGCGGATTAAAGAGGTCCTGGCCACCGGGATCAAGGCTATCGACGGCCTCCTCACCTGCGGCTGCGGCCAGCGGGTGGGCATCTTTGCCGGCAGCGGGGTGGGCAAGAGCACCCTGCTGGGGATGATTGCCCGCCACAGCACTGCCGATATCAATGTCATTGCCCTTATCGGCGAGCGGGGCCGGGAGGTACGGGACTTTATCGAAGGCGACCTGGGACCGGAAGGCCTGTCCCGTTCTGTGGTAGTGGTCGCTACTTCCGACCAGCCGGCCCTGGTACGCATTAAAGGTGCCTTTACAGCGACGGCCATTGCCGAGTATTTCCGCGACCAGGGGCAAAACGTCCTCTTGATGATGGACTCTCTCACCCGCTTTGCCATTGCCCAGCGGGAGGTGGGGCTGGCCATTGGCGAGCCGCCAGCCACCAGGGGATATACCCCTTCCGTCTTTGCTTCCCTGCCCCGGCTGGTGGAAAGGGCCGGCAACGGGGCCAAAGGTTCCATTACCGGCCTGTACACGGTGCTGGTGGAAGGCGATGATATGAACGAGCCGGTGGCTGATGCTGTGCGCGGCCTCCTGGACGGCCACATCGTCCTTTCCCGGAAGCTGGCGGCCAGGAACCACTACCCGGCCATTGACGTCCTGCAGAGCATCAGCCGCCTTATGCCGGAAATTACTTCCAGAGAACAGCAGGATAAAGCGGGATACCTGCGGGAGTTGCTGGCTGCCTACCAGGAGGCGGAGGATTTAATTGAGATAGGGGCTTACCAGCACGGGTCAAACCCGAAGGTAGACGCGGCGCTGCAATATTATGATGCCATCCAGTCTTTTCTGCGCCAGGACGTAGATGAATACTATGATTTTAACGCCACCCTGGCCGGGCTGTCATCTATATTTACTTAA
- a CDS encoding motility protein A, whose amino-acid sequence MRRIDFMTVIGIIAGIGLMGGALVLGGNLRIFWSVPSLMVTVGGSFAAVLINFSFQDVKNVFATVKQAFTTDLMEPEELIELFGELARKARREGLLALEDDANRLDDPFFSKGIQMMVDAMEPEMIREILETDMAYMARRHENGQAIFKTWGNLAPAFGMIGTLMGLVQMLAKLDKPEALGPSMALALITTFYGAIMAYMIFIPLAGKLSLRSEQEMMLHQMMLEGIISIQSGVNPRILEERLRSFLPAKPRQRQASAGEITREEVTGRQI is encoded by the coding sequence TTGCGGCGCATTGATTTCATGACCGTGATAGGAATTATTGCTGGAATCGGCCTTATGGGTGGAGCCCTGGTCCTGGGTGGTAACCTCAGGATCTTTTGGAGTGTCCCTTCCCTGATGGTGACGGTGGGGGGATCCTTTGCCGCCGTCCTGATTAATTTCAGCTTCCAGGATGTGAAAAACGTCTTTGCTACGGTAAAACAGGCCTTTACCACCGATCTCATGGAACCCGAGGAACTCATTGAGCTTTTTGGCGAGCTGGCCCGCAAGGCCCGGCGGGAAGGGCTGCTCGCTCTGGAGGATGATGCCAATCGGCTGGATGATCCCTTTTTCAGCAAGGGGATCCAGATGATGGTTGACGCCATGGAACCGGAGATGATCCGGGAGATCCTGGAAACGGACATGGCCTATATGGCCCGCCGCCACGAGAACGGTCAGGCCATCTTTAAAACCTGGGGGAATCTCGCCCCGGCCTTTGGTATGATCGGTACCCTTATGGGCCTGGTGCAGATGCTGGCCAAACTGGATAAACCGGAGGCCCTGGGGCCCAGCATGGCCCTGGCCCTGATCACCACCTTTTACGGCGCCATCATGGCATACATGATTTTCATCCCGCTGGCAGGCAAACTCAGCCTGCGCAGCGAGCAGGAGATGATGCTGCATCAGATGATGCTGGAAGGTATCATCTCCATCCAGTCCGGCGTCAACCCGCGCATCCTGGAAGAGCGATTGCGTTCCTTCCTGCCAGCCAAACCCCGGCAGCGGCAGGCCAGTGCAGGGGAAATAACCCGGGAAGAAGTCACCGGCAGGCAAATTTAA
- a CDS encoding flagellar hook-basal body complex protein: MMRSLYSGVSGLRTHQLRMDVIGDNIANVNTVGFKRSTVTFKDVFYQTLRGGAASDASGLGGTNPQQIGLGVALNSIDVVHTQGAAASTNNGTDLMIQGDGFFRVTPDDGTTIYYTRAGAFHFDNEGFLVNGDGLKVLDTGGSPIQIADMADPDTMPRSFSIDNKGYVHYVDNTGTAQTLANPISIAKFSNPGGLEKVGQNLYARTDSSGDPSNDLAPGTGSLANTTIIPSALEMSNVDLAQEFTDMIITERGFQANARTITISDQMLQELVNLKR, encoded by the coding sequence ATGATGCGTTCGCTTTATTCCGGTGTTTCTGGATTACGTACCCACCAGCTGCGCATGGACGTCATCGGCGACAACATCGCCAATGTTAATACGGTAGGTTTCAAGCGGAGCACAGTGACTTTTAAAGACGTCTTCTACCAGACTCTCAGGGGCGGGGCGGCAAGCGATGCCAGCGGCCTGGGCGGTACCAACCCCCAGCAGATCGGCCTTGGCGTCGCCCTGAACAGTATTGACGTCGTCCATACCCAGGGCGCCGCCGCGTCCACCAACAACGGGACGGATTTGATGATCCAGGGGGACGGCTTCTTCAGGGTTACTCCCGATGACGGAACGACTATATATTACACCCGGGCCGGCGCCTTTCATTTTGACAATGAAGGCTTCCTGGTAAATGGTGACGGGTTAAAAGTGCTGGATACAGGTGGCAGTCCGATACAGATTGCGGACATGGCCGATCCAGATACCATGCCCCGGAGTTTCAGCATTGACAATAAGGGCTACGTCCATTATGTAGACAACACTGGAACAGCCCAGACACTTGCCAACCCTATTAGTATAGCCAAGTTTTCCAATCCGGGGGGATTAGAGAAAGTCGGGCAAAACCTATACGCTCGAACGGATAGCTCAGGCGATCCGAGTAATGATCTTGCCCCCGGTACAGGCTCCCTGGCTAACACCACCATCATCCCCTCGGCCCTGGAGATGTCCAACGTTGACCTGGCCCAGGAGTTTACCGACATGATCATTACCGAGCGCGGCTTCCAGGCCAACGCCCGGACCATCACTATCTCCGACCAGATGCTCCAGGAGCTGGTGAACCTGAAGCGCTAG